Proteins found in one Haloferax litoreum genomic segment:
- the rbcL gene encoding type III ribulose-bisphosphate carboxylase → MGITYEDFLDLDYEPSAEELVCTFRIDPATGMTPEAAASRVASESSNGTWAALQTGDDFTDMGATAFSIDGDTVKVAYPAGLFEPGNMPQVLSCIAGNIMGMKAVDTIRLMDCEWPESIVSSYPGPLHGSSVREEIFGVTDRPITATVPKPKVGLSTKAHAQVGYDAWVGGVDLLKDDENLTDQDFNPFSDRLTESLSLRDDAEDETGETKSYLINVTGDTQTMLDRVDEVAAQGGEYVMVDIITAGWAGLQTVRERTEKHGIAIHAHRAMHAAFDRMPTHGVSMRVLAQVSRLCGVDQLHTGTAGLGKLANEDTVGINEWMRSDLYGMTDVLPVASGGLHPGLLPDLLDATGTNVCVQLGGGIHGHPDGTRAGAVALRAAIDAYVDGKPITEAAEETPELAVALDKWGTETPR, encoded by the coding sequence ATGGGCATCACATACGAGGACTTCCTCGACCTGGACTACGAACCGTCTGCCGAGGAACTCGTCTGCACCTTCCGAATCGACCCCGCGACCGGAATGACGCCCGAGGCGGCAGCGAGTCGCGTCGCCTCAGAGTCCTCCAACGGAACGTGGGCCGCACTCCAGACCGGCGACGACTTCACCGACATGGGTGCCACGGCGTTCTCCATCGACGGTGACACCGTCAAGGTCGCGTACCCCGCCGGCCTGTTCGAACCCGGCAACATGCCGCAGGTGCTCTCGTGCATCGCCGGCAACATCATGGGGATGAAAGCAGTCGACACCATCCGACTGATGGACTGCGAGTGGCCGGAGTCCATCGTCTCGTCGTACCCCGGTCCCCTCCACGGGTCGTCGGTCCGAGAGGAGATATTCGGCGTCACCGACCGTCCCATCACCGCGACGGTCCCCAAGCCGAAAGTCGGTCTCTCGACGAAGGCGCACGCCCAAGTCGGGTACGACGCGTGGGTCGGTGGTGTGGACCTGCTGAAAGACGACGAGAACCTGACCGACCAGGACTTCAATCCCTTCTCCGACCGCCTCACCGAGTCGCTGTCACTCCGTGACGACGCCGAAGACGAGACTGGGGAGACGAAGTCGTACCTCATCAACGTCACTGGGGACACCCAGACGATGCTGGACCGCGTGGACGAGGTGGCCGCACAGGGCGGCGAGTACGTCATGGTGGACATCATCACCGCGGGATGGGCGGGCCTCCAGACCGTCCGCGAGCGAACCGAAAAACACGGCATCGCTATCCACGCCCACCGTGCGATGCACGCCGCATTCGACCGCATGCCGACCCACGGCGTCTCGATGCGCGTCCTCGCACAGGTCTCCCGTCTCTGTGGGGTGGACCAACTCCACACGGGGACTGCCGGCCTCGGCAAACTCGCCAACGAAGACACCGTCGGCATCAACGAGTGGATGCGGAGTGACCTCTACGGCATGACCGACGTGTTGCCCGTCGCGTCCGGTGGTCTCCACCCCGGCCTCTTGCCTGACCTGCTCGACGCCACGGGGACGAACGTCTGCGTCCAACTCGGCGGCGGTATCCACGGCCACCCGGACGGGACTCGCGCAGGAGCAGTCGCGCTTCGGGCGGCCATCGACGCCTACGTCGACGGAAAACCGATTACCGAGGCCGCAGAAGAGACACCAGAACTCGCCGTCGCCCTCGACAAGTGGGGCACAGAGACGCCGCGGTAA
- a CDS encoding methyl-accepting chemotaxis protein, with translation MKIRTKLVALCLAISLIPVSVVGVAGVQNMQSVGSYAQDQSTDHLEGQITGELNNTVDARQEGIQNLLNSRQVNARSLADSAPVQNYQAASAGEMELVKRQSQKQLGYTALQLHDTIETTKQTILESEYDGRAWEELSPDEQRRVEDRVERIISGTDGDGVAQRGTAAEMFQPGYIGTGGYVFITDLDSNVVVHPALPDGFNAREEASLTFFEEVKEETRSTPAIQSGEEWGIAEYEWEDTTQAGNPMEQKVVAYTYYEDFDWVLAPSVYYYELQKTALADAEAGIEDSFENYLRTRTVAVNGEELPAYDEIILTDEDGNGIVRAARTDGDVVAESVDTSYSNSNWFGATKSLEKGTVHVGEVRTVDGKAKGYISTPVYRDGEFAGVVALRLDYEVFNAVLDDITVGETGHLTMVNDRGKLITDGATNFGEVESAVATTDYVLSDTKGLQTYEQSTDSSAGDRYYVGHAPLDFGDTQLTLVATVPEQDVTAPSEQLGDALRDRTDSARNFLLLLVGGIVVVVVGLGFAAARYFSEPIEALRDQAQLLARGRFEDDIDVDATDDELGELVVAFEDMQENLQRQVSELQTVGEELGDGNLDQELRTDLPGAFGAIMTDLEAGIEKLQDGFVEVQSVADEFAEVSTETVASAEEIESASQETAQSVEEIAHGAEQQTEQLQVVANEMNDLSATIEEVAASADGVVQTANQAVDLAEQGREHAADATDEISTIEAEATDAVEQVESLGDQIGEINEIVQLITDIAEQTNLLALNASIEAARAGEAGEGFAVVANEIKALANEASEATDEVEARIDEIQDRTDDTVDDMQEMHESVEAGSETIEDAIEMFDDISDAIREAEHGVAEISEATENQAVSTEEVVSMVDDVSSVSEETTSEASTVSAATEEQTAALNEVTKNIQQVSASAQSLNDLVGEFDVGATETGTRTADATTGAAADAQANVAGSAARDVDAALADGGSASPSRTDD, from the coding sequence ATGAAAATTCGGACAAAACTCGTCGCGTTGTGCCTCGCTATCTCTCTGATACCAGTTTCGGTAGTCGGCGTGGCAGGCGTACAGAACATGCAGTCAGTTGGGTCGTACGCACAAGACCAGAGTACGGACCACCTCGAAGGACAGATTACAGGCGAACTGAACAACACCGTCGACGCGAGACAAGAGGGGATTCAGAATCTGCTCAACTCGCGGCAGGTGAACGCACGCTCACTCGCGGACTCCGCGCCGGTGCAGAACTATCAAGCCGCGAGTGCGGGAGAGATGGAACTCGTCAAGCGTCAAAGCCAGAAACAACTCGGCTACACGGCACTCCAACTCCACGATACCATCGAGACAACCAAGCAGACTATTCTCGAATCGGAGTACGACGGTCGGGCGTGGGAGGAACTCAGCCCAGACGAGCAACGTCGAGTCGAGGACAGAGTCGAGCGAATCATCTCTGGGACGGACGGAGACGGCGTAGCCCAGCGTGGCACGGCGGCCGAGATGTTCCAGCCAGGATACATCGGTACGGGCGGGTACGTGTTCATCACCGACCTTGATTCGAACGTCGTCGTCCACCCGGCACTTCCGGATGGTTTCAACGCGAGAGAAGAGGCGTCGTTGACGTTCTTCGAGGAGGTCAAAGAGGAAACTCGTTCGACGCCCGCCATTCAGAGTGGTGAGGAGTGGGGTATCGCCGAGTACGAGTGGGAAGACACGACCCAAGCAGGAAATCCGATGGAACAAAAAGTCGTCGCGTACACCTACTACGAGGACTTCGACTGGGTTCTCGCACCGAGTGTCTACTACTACGAACTCCAGAAGACGGCCCTCGCCGACGCAGAGGCAGGCATCGAGGACTCCTTCGAGAACTACCTCCGGACGCGAACCGTCGCAGTCAACGGCGAAGAACTGCCCGCGTACGACGAGATTATCCTCACCGACGAGGACGGGAACGGAATCGTCCGTGCGGCACGAACCGACGGCGACGTCGTCGCCGAGTCTGTCGACACGTCGTACTCGAACAGTAACTGGTTCGGCGCGACGAAGTCGCTGGAGAAAGGCACAGTACACGTCGGCGAGGTCCGAACGGTCGACGGGAAGGCGAAAGGATACATCTCGACACCCGTCTACCGTGATGGCGAGTTCGCAGGAGTCGTCGCACTCAGACTCGACTACGAAGTCTTCAACGCGGTGCTCGACGACATCACCGTCGGCGAAACCGGGCACCTGACCATGGTGAACGACAGGGGGAAACTCATCACCGACGGCGCGACCAACTTCGGAGAGGTCGAATCAGCGGTTGCGACCACGGATTACGTCCTCTCGGACACGAAGGGACTCCAGACCTACGAACAATCGACCGACAGTAGTGCCGGTGACAGATACTACGTCGGGCACGCGCCACTCGACTTCGGTGACACGCAACTCACACTCGTCGCGACGGTTCCGGAACAGGACGTGACGGCACCGAGCGAACAGTTGGGAGACGCGCTTCGTGACCGAACCGACTCCGCGCGGAACTTCCTGCTCTTGCTCGTCGGCGGCATCGTCGTCGTCGTCGTCGGACTCGGGTTCGCCGCGGCGAGGTACTTCTCGGAACCCATCGAAGCACTCCGAGACCAAGCGCAACTGCTCGCCCGGGGACGATTCGAGGACGATATCGACGTCGACGCCACCGACGACGAACTCGGCGAACTCGTCGTCGCGTTCGAGGACATGCAAGAGAACCTGCAACGACAGGTATCCGAACTCCAGACCGTCGGCGAAGAACTGGGTGACGGAAACCTCGACCAGGAACTCCGCACGGACCTCCCCGGTGCGTTCGGCGCGATTATGACCGACCTCGAAGCGGGTATCGAGAAGTTACAAGACGGGTTCGTCGAGGTGCAATCGGTCGCCGACGAGTTCGCGGAAGTGAGCACGGAAACGGTCGCCAGTGCCGAGGAAATCGAGTCTGCGAGTCAGGAGACTGCGCAGTCCGTCGAAGAGATTGCCCACGGTGCAGAACAGCAGACCGAACAACTTCAGGTCGTGGCCAACGAGATGAACGACCTCTCGGCGACCATTGAAGAAGTCGCCGCCTCCGCCGACGGTGTCGTCCAGACGGCGAATCAGGCGGTAGACCTCGCTGAACAGGGCCGCGAACACGCCGCGGACGCCACAGACGAGATTTCGACCATCGAGGCGGAGGCCACCGACGCCGTCGAACAGGTCGAATCCCTCGGCGACCAAATCGGCGAAATCAACGAAATCGTCCAACTCATCACCGACATCGCCGAGCAGACGAATCTGCTCGCGCTGAACGCCTCCATCGAGGCCGCACGTGCGGGTGAGGCAGGCGAAGGCTTCGCCGTCGTCGCGAACGAAATCAAGGCACTCGCGAACGAAGCGAGCGAGGCGACCGACGAAGTCGAAGCGCGCATCGACGAGATTCAGGACCGAACCGACGACACCGTAGACGACATGCAGGAGATGCACGAGAGCGTCGAAGCAGGGTCCGAGACTATCGAGGACGCTATCGAGATGTTCGACGATATCTCCGATGCGATTCGAGAGGCCGAACACGGCGTCGCGGAGATATCCGAGGCCACCGAAAATCAGGCTGTCTCGACCGAAGAAGTCGTCTCGATGGTCGACGACGTGTCGAGCGTCAGCGAGGAGACCACGTCCGAAGCGAGCACTGTCTCGGCGGCGACCGAAGAACAGACGGCGGCACTGAACGAAGTCACGAAGAACATCCAGCAGGTGTCGGCGTCTGCACAGTCGCTAAACGACCTCGTCGGCGAGTTCGACGTTGGAGCAACCGAAACCGGCACACGGACCGCAGATGCCACGACCGGTGCAGCAGCTGACGCGCAGGCGAACGTAGCAGGGAGCGCAGCACGCGACGTCGATGCCGCCCTCGCAGACGGTGGGTCTGCCTCTCCGTCACGCACGGACGACTGA
- a CDS encoding NADH-quinone oxidoreductase subunit D, whose protein sequence is MSSNPPQVSSTVVSLPDRLRRHVGDAIVDLDTHVHAPEVTIRPDDVQAVLSTLRGELGFDHLSCVTAQEYEDRYESIYHLKSYDDPTHELSVVVPTPRSEPVSESAAPVFHTAAWHEREAYDLVGIQYDDHPDLRRILLPETWQGHPLSRDYDQQRPQIVPYDENANPLHKDGWAEDNTMLLNIGPHHPATHGVMHLQVVLDGEQVVDVEPDIGYIHRCEEQMCQEGTYRHQIMPYPDRWDWGGAGLLNEWAYARTAEALADIEVPEYAQVVRTLAAELSRILSHMLAVGAYALDVIGDFTATFQYALRDRELVQDILEDLTGQRLMFNYFRLGGVVWDLPEPREEFFEKIRTFVDGLPAKLEEYHDLLTANEILQARTVDTGVLPPNVAKSYGVTGPVARGSGIDYDLRRDDPYGYYDELDWDVVVEEECDNFARLLVRLREVEESAKIIDQCVDLLEDWPADERTIQANVPRTIKPEDDTEVYRAVEAAKGELGIYIRADGTDKPARFKIRGPSFSNLQALPEMAEGEYIPDLIASLGSLDTIMGEVDR, encoded by the coding sequence ATGTCATCCAATCCTCCACAGGTGTCGTCGACGGTGGTGTCGCTTCCCGACCGACTCCGGCGCCACGTCGGTGATGCCATCGTCGACCTCGACACGCACGTTCACGCCCCGGAAGTGACGATTCGCCCCGACGATGTGCAGGCGGTCCTCTCGACACTTCGAGGCGAACTGGGGTTCGACCACCTCTCGTGTGTGACCGCACAGGAGTACGAAGACCGCTACGAGTCGATTTACCACCTGAAGTCGTACGACGACCCAACACACGAACTGAGTGTCGTCGTTCCCACGCCTCGGTCCGAACCAGTGAGTGAGTCTGCTGCGCCCGTCTTTCACACGGCGGCGTGGCACGAACGCGAAGCGTACGACCTCGTCGGTATCCAGTACGACGACCACCCGGACCTTCGCCGCATCCTCCTCCCCGAGACGTGGCAGGGGCATCCACTCAGCCGCGACTACGACCAACAGCGACCACAAATCGTCCCGTACGACGAGAACGCGAACCCGCTACACAAAGACGGGTGGGCCGAGGACAACACGATGCTCCTCAACATCGGCCCGCACCACCCGGCGACCCACGGGGTGATGCACCTCCAGGTGGTCCTCGACGGCGAGCAAGTCGTCGACGTGGAACCCGACATCGGCTACATCCACCGCTGTGAAGAGCAGATGTGTCAAGAGGGGACGTACCGCCACCAGATTATGCCGTATCCCGACCGCTGGGATTGGGGTGGTGCAGGCCTCCTCAACGAGTGGGCCTATGCACGGACTGCGGAGGCACTCGCAGACATCGAGGTGCCGGAGTACGCGCAAGTCGTCCGAACGCTTGCGGCCGAGTTGAGTCGAATTCTCTCACACATGCTCGCCGTCGGCGCGTACGCCCTTGACGTCATCGGCGACTTCACGGCGACGTTCCAGTACGCCCTGCGTGACCGCGAACTCGTCCAGGACATCCTCGAAGACCTCACGGGCCAGCGATTGATGTTCAACTACTTCCGCCTCGGTGGCGTCGTCTGGGACCTCCCCGAACCGCGCGAGGAGTTCTTCGAGAAGATTCGGACGTTCGTCGACGGCCTGCCCGCGAAACTCGAAGAGTATCACGACCTGCTGACTGCGAACGAGATTCTGCAGGCCCGGACGGTCGATACGGGTGTCCTCCCACCGAACGTCGCCAAATCCTACGGCGTCACCGGTCCCGTCGCCCGCGGGTCAGGCATCGACTACGACCTGCGTCGCGACGACCCCTACGGCTACTACGACGAACTCGACTGGGACGTCGTCGTCGAAGAGGAGTGCGACAACTTCGCGCGCCTGCTCGTTCGACTCCGAGAGGTCGAGGAGTCTGCAAAGATTATCGACCAATGTGTGGACCTGCTCGAAGACTGGCCAGCAGACGAGCGGACGATTCAGGCGAACGTCCCTCGGACCATCAAACCGGAAGACGATACTGAGGTCTACCGCGCTGTCGAGGCCGCAAAAGGTGAACTCGGCATCTACATCCGTGCCGACGGGACAGACAAACCGGCCCGGTTTAAAATTCGTGGCCCCTCGTTCTCGAACCTTCAAGCGCTTCCAGAGATGGCCGAAGGTGAGTACATTCCGGACCTCATCGCGTCGCTCGGGAGTCTCGATACGATTATGGGCGAAGTTGACCGGTGA
- a CDS encoding helix-turn-helix domain-containing protein: MKSLRLRLHPDDEQMHPMHAFVVEHEAFEQTRLLHWNPAVSEVNTIIFEVVGTDVEAYRDALDASPSVLSYEVVPTGGETFYLSVQDRLDVTAAEQTTAFTQDGLVVVPPVVFDGDGSIQVTVVGTTTALQSAVDETPDGIDVEVLQIRQYAGETELSAPALSRRQREAVDEAVACGYYREPREGTVSEVADRLGCSAGTAAEHLRKAEMKVMSAVADERGVD, encoded by the coding sequence ATGAAGTCGCTTCGGTTACGTCTCCACCCGGACGACGAACAGATGCATCCGATGCACGCATTTGTGGTCGAACACGAAGCGTTCGAGCAGACGCGATTGCTCCACTGGAACCCCGCTGTCAGCGAGGTGAACACCATCATCTTCGAAGTCGTTGGGACCGACGTCGAGGCGTATCGGGACGCGCTCGACGCGAGTCCGTCTGTCCTGTCGTACGAAGTGGTTCCGACGGGTGGCGAGACGTTTTATCTCTCGGTTCAGGACCGACTCGACGTGACGGCTGCCGAGCAGACGACTGCGTTCACGCAGGACGGTCTCGTCGTCGTCCCGCCGGTCGTCTTCGACGGCGACGGGTCGATTCAGGTCACTGTCGTCGGCACCACCACCGCGTTGCAGTCGGCAGTCGACGAGACGCCGGACGGTATCGACGTCGAAGTGCTCCAGATTCGACAGTACGCCGGTGAAACAGAGCTATCTGCCCCTGCTCTCTCGCGTCGCCAACGAGAGGCGGTCGACGAAGCGGTCGCCTGCGGTTACTACCGAGAACCGCGCGAGGGAACAGTCTCGGAAGTGGCAGACAGACTCGGTTGTTCAGCGGGGACTGCGGCAGAGCACCTCAGGAAAGCGGAGATGAAGGTCATGTCTGCTGTCGCCGACGAACGTGGTGTCGACTGA
- a CDS encoding ribose 1,5-bisphosphate isomerase, with protein MDERVHPEVRRIADEIDTMEIRGAATIADAVARALRTQAEESDAIDPGAFRGELRAAARTLYETRPTAVSLPNALRYVLRGMSSTTVEGLRQNVVESADEFCARLDRAQADLGHVGANRLRDGDVIMTHCHSTDALACVEAAVEQGKHIEAIVKETRPRNQGHITASELHEMGVPVTLIVDSAARRYLNDVDHVLVGADAVAADGSVINKIGTSGLAVNARDRGTPIMVAAQTLKLHPGTMTGHTVDIEMRDTDEVIDDETLAELGNPTVKNPAFDVTPPRYVDAIVTERGQFPPESIVILMRELFGEGTTEPWVEP; from the coding sequence ATGGACGAGCGCGTACACCCCGAGGTGCGACGCATCGCGGACGAAATCGACACGATGGAGATTCGCGGTGCGGCGACCATCGCCGACGCGGTGGCCCGTGCCCTCCGAACGCAGGCCGAAGAGAGCGACGCCATCGACCCGGGAGCGTTTCGGGGTGAACTCCGTGCTGCGGCCCGGACACTCTACGAGACCCGTCCGACCGCCGTGAGTCTCCCCAACGCCCTCCGGTACGTCCTCCGTGGAATGTCGAGTACGACAGTCGAAGGACTCCGACAGAACGTCGTCGAATCGGCAGACGAGTTCTGTGCGCGTCTCGACCGGGCACAGGCCGACCTCGGCCACGTCGGTGCGAACCGCCTCCGCGATGGGGACGTCATCATGACCCACTGTCACTCGACTGACGCCCTCGCGTGCGTCGAAGCCGCAGTCGAGCAAGGAAAACACATCGAGGCTATCGTCAAAGAGACGCGCCCGCGGAATCAGGGGCACATCACGGCGAGCGAACTCCACGAGATGGGCGTCCCCGTGACGCTCATCGTCGACTCGGCGGCCCGACGCTACCTCAACGACGTGGACCACGTGCTGGTCGGTGCGGACGCCGTCGCCGCGGACGGGAGCGTCATCAACAAGATTGGGACGAGTGGCCTCGCGGTCAACGCCCGCGACAGAGGCACGCCAATCATGGTCGCCGCACAGACACTCAAACTCCATCCGGGAACGATGACCGGCCACACCGTCGATATCGAGATGCGAGACACGGACGAGGTCATCGACGACGAGACACTCGCAGAGTTGGGGAATCCGACCGTCAAGAACCCGGCGTTCGACGTGACGCCCCCGCGCTACGTGGACGCCATCGTCACCGAGCGCGGACAGTTCCCGCCCGAGAGCATCGTCATCTTGATGCGTGAACTGTTCGGCGAAGGGACGACCGAACCGTGGGTCGAACCGTAA